One segment of Sulfobacillus thermosulfidooxidans DSM 9293 DNA contains the following:
- the ppk2 gene encoding polyphosphate kinase 2: MAKNERNYEKNGQASYSGIADTKHYKEAIRHLQIELVKVQRHVVETGSKILIVFEGRDTAGKDGTIRRFVKYLNPRETRVVALAKPSVQELSQWYFQRYVKHLPSAGEMVFFNRSWYNRAGVEKVMGFCSDDEYEEFMTTVPYFEQMLRHAGIHLFKYYLDIDRHEQETRLEARRDNPLKQWKMSAMDGVALAHWDDYSLARNQMFLRTSSPESPWIIVKADNKKLARMNLIQHFLMQLEYPGKKHEILHPDPDIVFPFLEDDLHNGRIAP, translated from the coding sequence ATGGCAAAAAATGAGAGGAATTATGAGAAGAATGGGCAAGCGTCCTATTCCGGTATCGCCGACACCAAACACTATAAAGAGGCAATCCGACATCTTCAAATTGAACTCGTTAAAGTCCAACGTCACGTTGTGGAGACGGGATCAAAAATCCTCATCGTATTTGAAGGCCGCGATACCGCTGGGAAAGATGGCACCATCAGGCGATTTGTGAAATATCTTAATCCCCGCGAAACCCGGGTCGTGGCCTTAGCCAAGCCCTCTGTACAGGAACTCAGCCAGTGGTATTTTCAGCGTTATGTAAAGCACTTGCCATCGGCTGGGGAAATGGTTTTCTTCAACCGGAGTTGGTATAACCGCGCTGGCGTCGAAAAAGTGATGGGTTTTTGTTCTGACGACGAATATGAAGAGTTTATGACCACGGTTCCCTATTTTGAACAAATGCTACGCCATGCAGGAATTCACCTGTTTAAGTATTATTTGGATATTGATCGTCACGAACAAGAAACGAGGTTGGAGGCGCGGCGGGATAACCCGTTAAAACAGTGGAAGATGAGTGCGATGGATGGGGTGGCTTTAGCCCATTGGGATGATTACTCATTGGCCCGCAATCAAATGTTTCTTCGCACCTCGAGCCCTGAAAGCCCGTGGATTATCGTCAAGGCTGATAACAAAAAGTTAGCGCGGATGAATCTTATCCAACATTTTCTTATGCAACTGGAGTATCCCGGTAAAAAGCATGAGATCCTTCATCCGGATCCGGACATTGTCTTTCCCTTTTTGGAAGATGATTTGCATAATGGGCGCATAGCTCCCTAA
- a CDS encoding glycoside hydrolase family 76 protein, with protein MMSKPWDEAHNVGQAWHRCFHTFFNHRSEDFFEVFPPGRKKARTAFNWSFGALFSAYAACLGIPALKPELLQDLPALKNALYRYKTNRHQGFLSTTGKGQGQGDIYYDDNAWLALAALEIFRHTEEEFWLDMAYHIYQFIMQNGFEPKTGGVFWRESPRSSLHVCSTGPTLLLGVQLKQFGCSIAEADLTKMLAWCWHMRNDQGLFQDHEEFQTGRIDKAIYTYNTGTPLHALATITEIMPKPLYQDMVFDIVKSLPYLLHDKTLPPTPWFNVVLLRALVYVHTQHLGDVSQVIDAYRHAMIDAWERFENTSEPLVLPSSENSSGILLRDAAASVETLAWLYRLEHVSVKGSG; from the coding sequence ATGATGTCTAAACCGTGGGATGAGGCACACAATGTGGGACAAGCCTGGCACCGTTGTTTTCACACTTTTTTTAATCACCGATCTGAAGACTTTTTCGAAGTTTTTCCGCCAGGACGCAAAAAGGCCCGCACGGCTTTTAACTGGAGTTTTGGCGCTTTATTCAGTGCGTATGCAGCGTGTTTAGGCATTCCCGCCTTAAAACCGGAATTGCTTCAAGACTTGCCAGCATTGAAAAACGCTCTTTATAGATACAAGACGAATCGGCATCAGGGGTTTTTGAGCACAACAGGCAAAGGACAAGGGCAGGGCGATATCTATTATGATGACAATGCCTGGCTTGCACTGGCGGCTCTTGAGATTTTTCGTCATACCGAGGAAGAATTCTGGCTCGATATGGCCTATCACATCTACCAGTTTATTATGCAAAATGGATTTGAGCCCAAAACAGGTGGGGTCTTTTGGCGAGAATCTCCAAGAAGTTCTTTGCATGTTTGTTCAACGGGACCAACCCTGTTATTGGGTGTGCAACTCAAACAATTCGGCTGCTCTATTGCGGAGGCAGATTTGACGAAAATGCTGGCATGGTGTTGGCACATGCGCAATGATCAAGGCTTATTCCAAGACCATGAAGAATTTCAAACAGGACGTATCGATAAAGCGATTTATACCTATAATACGGGAACTCCGCTGCATGCCCTCGCCACAATAACTGAGATTATGCCTAAGCCTTTGTACCAGGATATGGTCTTTGATATCGTAAAGAGCTTGCCCTATTTGCTCCACGACAAGACTTTGCCGCCGACCCCCTGGTTTAATGTGGTGTTGCTGCGCGCGCTAGTTTATGTCCACACACAGCATTTAGGAGATGTTAGCCAAGTTATAGATGCCTATCGCCACGCGATGATCGATGCATGGGAGCGTTTTGAAAACACCTCCGAGCCTCTTGTTCTGCCTTCTTCTGAAAATTCTTCGGGGATCCTCCTGCGAGATGCCGCAGCATCGGTAGAGACATTAGCTTGGTTATATCGCCTCGAACATGTGTCAGTCAAAGGATCAGGTTAA
- the rpiA gene encoding ribose-5-phosphate isomerase RpiA, with the protein MDKIAQAKKMAAERAVDFVEDGMTIGLGTGSTSYFAIQRLGERVAEGLRIRAIGTSKRTEELAQAVHIPLITFSDVKELDLAIDGADEVAHDYSLTKGGGGALLREKLVASAARRFLVIVDHTKRVHHLGKFLLPVEVVPFAWELTHYRIEQLGCRATRRRQDNGEPFITDNHNYILDCDFGEIVDPPLLHNALKALPGVVETGLFIDMAYAVIESDGEHVTVEYPKS; encoded by the coding sequence GTGGATAAGATAGCCCAAGCCAAGAAAATGGCGGCTGAGCGAGCAGTAGATTTTGTGGAAGATGGAATGACTATTGGGTTAGGAACGGGGTCAACATCCTACTTTGCGATTCAACGTTTAGGAGAACGCGTGGCAGAAGGTCTTCGTATTCGAGCCATTGGCACATCCAAACGGACCGAAGAATTGGCTCAAGCTGTTCATATCCCTCTCATCACTTTTTCTGACGTGAAAGAACTTGACCTGGCAATTGACGGAGCCGATGAAGTGGCGCATGACTATTCCCTGACGAAAGGTGGAGGCGGGGCATTATTGCGAGAAAAATTGGTGGCTTCCGCTGCGCGCCGTTTTCTCGTGATTGTTGATCATACCAAGCGGGTTCATCATTTAGGAAAATTTTTGTTGCCCGTAGAAGTTGTACCATTTGCCTGGGAACTGACTCATTACCGGATTGAACAGTTAGGCTGCCGAGCGACAAGGCGGCGGCAAGATAATGGGGAACCCTTTATTACGGACAATCACAATTACATCTTGGACTGTGATTTTGGGGAAATTGTTGATCCGCCTTTGTTGCATAACGCGTTAAAAGCATTACCAGGTGTTGTGGAAACCGGGTTATTTATTGACATGGCCTATGCCGTCATTGAAAGTGACGGCGAACATGTCACGGTGGAATATCCCAAGTCCTAA
- a CDS encoding APC family permease yields the protein MAETLASDLQRHQSPNEGLAKDLTWLSVIGLGVSSEVGAGVFYLTAQVQGVVPGIGPHVPLVLIVDAILAAVLAVTYWFFSHSIAGAGGEYLFVSRSLGPQVGFVIHVVSWFGATASIGFLAYTAPSFIAQALMLVQKGAGLWMSSTIGTLVTGLFLIWLAWGIHVRGIKHVGTLVKIAMVVIFLAALSVIIIGFTHNGTELAQKLATHDQLSASYLSAHATAHPSWLAFFEALPVLYFAYAGLRSATYAGGETPNAKMVVGRSILIVLALVAVLYVSFALALYHMAPWPVVAGLISTGHKSLANATALAGLFLPNWLAVTLSFGVAFIVFKTMLPGMMGQSRMLLAFAKDGWVPKPLAQLSPRKTPVTALTVGALLSSLILIQTALTGTAFGLASSVLAGAIVHAALGLGLIFMPTLAPALFAANKSWLVHYAGLRILLGSLMVLIGGGLGILVVIPEIKNPWYFNPLFQVLLFAGIGVVLFRHYAKREVPSTSS from the coding sequence ATGGCTGAGACATTGGCGTCAGATTTGCAACGTCACCAAAGCCCAAATGAAGGACTCGCCAAAGATCTAACTTGGTTATCGGTCATCGGATTAGGCGTTTCCAGTGAAGTGGGGGCTGGGGTCTTTTATCTAACCGCCCAGGTTCAAGGCGTGGTACCCGGGATTGGGCCTCATGTTCCTCTCGTGTTGATAGTGGATGCCATATTGGCTGCCGTGTTAGCGGTTACCTATTGGTTTTTTTCTCATTCTATTGCGGGAGCTGGCGGTGAGTATCTTTTTGTTTCGCGCAGTCTGGGTCCTCAAGTCGGATTTGTGATTCATGTGGTGTCGTGGTTTGGAGCCACGGCGAGCATTGGATTTTTGGCGTATACGGCCCCATCATTTATTGCTCAGGCCTTGATGTTGGTGCAAAAAGGGGCTGGGCTGTGGATGAGTTCCACAATTGGGACGCTGGTGACGGGGCTCTTTTTGATTTGGCTTGCTTGGGGAATTCATGTGCGCGGAATCAAACATGTGGGAACCCTCGTGAAAATTGCCATGGTGGTTATTTTCCTGGCTGCATTGAGCGTGATTATTATCGGTTTTACTCATAATGGTACGGAATTAGCGCAAAAGCTGGCAACCCACGATCAATTATCTGCGTCCTATCTAAGTGCCCATGCTACTGCTCATCCTTCGTGGCTGGCCTTTTTTGAAGCGTTGCCTGTCCTATATTTTGCTTATGCGGGGCTAAGAAGCGCAACCTATGCGGGAGGCGAAACACCTAATGCCAAAATGGTGGTCGGGCGGAGCATTCTGATTGTCTTGGCCTTGGTTGCGGTCTTGTATGTCAGCTTTGCTCTGGCGTTGTATCACATGGCACCGTGGCCAGTTGTTGCGGGGCTAATATCAACTGGGCACAAATCCTTGGCGAATGCGACCGCGTTAGCCGGATTATTTTTACCCAACTGGCTTGCTGTCACATTAAGTTTTGGTGTGGCCTTTATTGTTTTTAAGACCATGTTGCCCGGGATGATGGGACAATCCCGCATGTTGTTAGCCTTTGCCAAAGATGGCTGGGTTCCTAAGCCATTGGCTCAGTTATCGCCTAGGAAAACCCCAGTCACGGCTTTAACTGTAGGGGCTCTCTTGTCGAGTCTAATTTTGATTCAGACAGCGTTAACCGGGACAGCCTTTGGTCTGGCGTCGAGTGTTCTTGCCGGTGCCATTGTGCATGCTGCCTTAGGACTGGGGCTAATCTTTATGCCGACATTGGCACCGGCGTTGTTTGCCGCCAATAAAAGTTGGTTAGTCCATTATGCTGGGTTGCGAATTCTTTTGGGATCCTTGATGGTTCTTATCGGGGGCGGCTTAGGAATTTTAGTGGTGATTCCGGAAATCAAAAATCCTTGGTACTTTAACCCGTTATTCCAAGTTCTTCTTTTTGCTGGCATTGGGGTCGTTCTTTTCCGTCATTACGCGAAGCGGGAGGTGCCTTCTACTTCGTCATAA
- a CDS encoding DMT family transporter, which produces MLTGVLRWWWQPSSWLSTTKGRILERPWIGALVYEGGLLLVAMIWGTSYLATKTIVAILPVFWFLAFRFSLTALILLVLSYKSLRHTSWQLWRSGMILGLFISGIYVLETIGISQTSAVDAGLLIALNVILTPFVDAMIRTHRLHWRVVGILAVGLLGTVLITGSQSLSLTLGSLWILGASGLRAVQVSFSKKLVGGHDWDPKILSFIEFSVVAVVTFLIAKLYYPLSWSQLLQIPSSVDELILYLVLLGTVFAFLMQWQAIKRSSPAKVALLLGTEPLWALLVGIIWGHEHLSLAGYLGAALLIGATLWGRREG; this is translated from the coding sequence ATGTTGACAGGGGTTTTACGCTGGTGGTGGCAGCCGTCTTCATGGTTGTCAACGACAAAAGGGCGCATCCTTGAGAGACCATGGATTGGGGCTTTGGTTTATGAAGGTGGCCTGCTATTGGTGGCCATGATCTGGGGGACGAGTTATTTAGCGACCAAAACGATTGTGGCCATCCTTCCCGTCTTTTGGTTTCTGGCCTTCAGGTTTTCTCTCACGGCATTGATTTTGTTGGTCTTATCCTATAAATCGTTACGGCACACTTCGTGGCAGCTGTGGCGTTCGGGTATGATATTGGGATTGTTTATTTCTGGAATCTATGTTTTGGAAACAATCGGTATCTCGCAAACATCCGCCGTTGATGCTGGGCTTCTCATTGCGTTGAACGTGATTTTGACCCCGTTTGTTGATGCCATGATTCGAACCCATCGCCTCCATTGGCGAGTGGTGGGGATTTTGGCCGTGGGTCTTCTGGGAACAGTATTAATAACAGGATCCCAAAGTCTGTCGCTCACCTTAGGATCTCTCTGGATTCTAGGAGCTTCAGGGTTAAGAGCGGTACAGGTGTCTTTCAGCAAAAAGTTGGTCGGGGGACATGACTGGGATCCCAAGATTTTGAGTTTTATCGAGTTTTCGGTGGTGGCTGTAGTCACCTTTTTGATTGCTAAACTCTACTATCCCTTATCATGGAGCCAACTTCTTCAAATACCGTCGTCGGTCGACGAATTGATTCTTTATTTAGTCTTGCTTGGAACCGTTTTTGCGTTTTTGATGCAATGGCAAGCTATTAAACGTAGCAGCCCAGCAAAAGTGGCTTTATTGCTGGGAACAGAACCGTTATGGGCTTTATTGGTGGGAATAATTTGGGGACATGAGCACTTGTCTCTGGCTGGATATTTGGGAGCCGCGTTGTTAATTGGCGCGACCCTCTGGGGACGAAGAGAAGGTTAG
- the speE gene encoding polyamine aminopropyltransferase, with product MSLWFVESASSGHKLEWKIRREVYSTQSAFQHIRVVETEQFGMALILDGIMQTTMGDEFIYHEMLAFVPLLSHPAPKRVLIIGGGDGGLSREVLKVPGVEHVVMVEIDPIVVDVAKRYFPHHTESLNDPRLHIVFEDGAAFLKSQAHTPEKFDVILVDSTDPEGDGPGQFLYTSAFHADVKNALNPGGIYVQHTGAPFYNPEVLGMVTEDVGKKFPLCQTYWATVPTYPGGIFTFTAGSLGPDLSQPIRALPCETQWYTPDIHRLAFALPPYLQNLIRTEIKATR from the coding sequence ATGTCTCTATGGTTTGTCGAATCGGCCTCGTCAGGTCACAAGTTGGAATGGAAGATTCGCCGCGAAGTCTATTCCACCCAGTCGGCCTTTCAACATATTCGGGTGGTTGAAACCGAACAATTTGGGATGGCTTTGATTCTTGACGGGATTATGCAAACAACCATGGGAGATGAATTTATCTATCATGAAATGTTAGCGTTTGTGCCCTTGTTATCGCATCCCGCTCCCAAACGGGTTCTGATTATCGGAGGTGGCGACGGCGGGCTATCCCGGGAGGTCCTGAAGGTGCCCGGTGTCGAACATGTTGTTATGGTCGAAATCGATCCCATCGTCGTGGACGTGGCTAAGCGGTATTTTCCCCATCACACGGAATCGTTGAATGATCCGAGACTTCACATTGTGTTTGAAGATGGCGCCGCATTTTTGAAGTCTCAAGCCCACACACCTGAGAAATTCGATGTGATTCTCGTTGATTCGACCGATCCCGAAGGAGATGGGCCCGGCCAGTTTCTTTATACCTCTGCCTTCCATGCCGATGTCAAGAATGCATTGAATCCTGGCGGTATTTATGTGCAACATACCGGTGCCCCATTTTATAACCCGGAAGTGCTAGGTATGGTCACCGAAGATGTGGGCAAAAAATTTCCCCTTTGCCAAACGTATTGGGCGACCGTTCCAACCTATCCCGGAGGCATTTTTACTTTCACCGCGGGATCTTTAGGTCCCGACTTATCACAACCCATTCGCGCATTACCCTGTGAAACCCAGTGGTATACGCCAGATATTCACCGCCTTGCTTTTGCGTTGCCGCCCTACCTGCAAAACTTGATTCGAACCGAAATCAAAGCAACACGTTAA
- a CDS encoding GNAT family N-acetyltransferase: MRGRFEATGNDLNDNDLRLVRWDESMGVQFAEPWYQDPDVLYFSEGPGCQPFNTERLWKMYRYLHHHGQLYIIETFHHNDWRPIGDVTLAQDMMPIVIGDKNFRGQGLGFRVISLLIRYAQEHLKWSSLVAHKIYVYNAASLRVFTKAGFCITHHAKDDRGLEYVRMELPLQAEKDR, encoded by the coding sequence ATTCGAGGGAGGTTTGAGGCTACGGGTAACGATTTAAACGACAATGACCTTAGGCTTGTCCGCTGGGACGAATCCATGGGCGTGCAATTTGCCGAGCCGTGGTATCAAGACCCGGATGTTCTCTATTTTTCTGAAGGGCCAGGGTGTCAACCCTTTAACACGGAACGACTTTGGAAAATGTATCGGTATCTTCACCATCACGGTCAGTTATACATTATCGAAACTTTTCACCACAATGATTGGCGGCCCATTGGGGATGTGACGTTGGCCCAAGATATGATGCCGATAGTAATTGGTGACAAGAACTTTCGGGGACAGGGCCTTGGTTTTCGCGTGATATCCTTATTAATCCGTTATGCACAAGAACACTTAAAATGGTCGTCTTTAGTGGCACATAAAATCTATGTCTATAACGCAGCGAGTCTACGTGTATTTACCAAAGCGGGATTTTGCATCACCCATCATGCAAAAGATGACCGAGGATTAGAGTATGTGCGCATGGAACTACCGTTGCAGGCAGAAAAAGACAGATAA
- a CDS encoding GNAT family N-acetyltransferase, with protein sequence MKPDWLRDYALAKISYKPQRTLCRSIKGELVVDEWNDEGRHRWIVPGRNPNVMKSLVEILPEHGVVMARASVLNPYMKNKGISTVRKFYVMAKDKAPANWPSCVTIVQDEDYAAIKDFYDASPFPREPDVLRHQIARGLVVAIKQDGMFVAAGLVDGDKGNTGVIAGIFTLESYRRRGYALKITEALTFLIRQRNKRPILFWQNPVAGRVYQRAGFSFLQEDVALWQIYW encoded by the coding sequence ATGAAACCAGATTGGTTAAGGGATTATGCTCTGGCGAAGATCAGTTATAAACCCCAACGAACCCTTTGCCGGTCCATAAAGGGGGAGTTAGTTGTTGACGAATGGAATGATGAGGGGCGTCATCGATGGATCGTGCCAGGTCGAAATCCGAATGTGATGAAATCATTAGTTGAGATATTGCCTGAGCACGGTGTTGTAATGGCAAGAGCTTCAGTGCTTAACCCTTATATGAAGAACAAAGGCATCAGCACCGTACGAAAATTTTATGTTATGGCAAAAGACAAGGCACCAGCGAATTGGCCCTCTTGCGTCACTATTGTTCAGGATGAGGATTATGCCGCCATTAAGGATTTCTATGATGCCTCGCCTTTTCCAAGAGAGCCAGACGTTCTCCGGCACCAGATTGCGCGTGGGCTTGTGGTTGCCATCAAGCAAGATGGTATGTTTGTGGCCGCTGGACTCGTTGACGGGGACAAAGGAAATACGGGTGTCATTGCGGGGATCTTTACCCTTGAATCATACCGTAGACGGGGATATGCGCTCAAAATAACGGAGGCATTAACGTTCTTGATTAGGCAAAGAAATAAACGGCCCATTTTGTTTTGGCAAAACCCGGTGGCCGGGCGGGTTTACCAACGAGCGGGATTCTCTTTTCTGCAAGAGGATGTAGCACTGTGGCAAATTTATTGGTGA